The sequence CTTGATACACATGAACACTGAGTTGTGAATCTCAAAGATTGATTCGGATTTGTACTGATAATTTGTGGATATGCATACAAATCCCAATCTTTCAGGATGCTTTTATTCTACGTCTAATTTTTCTGTGACGAGCTTACTGATCTATATTAACAATCCTTCCTTTGGTTAAAGGGTTCTGCATCgaaattctaaaagaaaatgtaatatATATGCACTGGACTCGCATCCCAGTGCCTTAAACTAGTTGTACCATATCTTTTGCAAATTCGATACAGAAACTTGGCAATTTTTATTTCGAGATTTGATTCCATCCAGTGGTGCAATTGAGTTCATGTCAAGCAATCTTCATCAGTTTATAAGTAGAATAAGCAGGCTCAGAGAAAAGCAAACCACAGTCAATATATTTCCCTCTAATGGCATCAACCGATTCTGTCAAAATACTAGAGGTCTGTCAGGTGGCTCCAGCCCATGACTTGACCGATTCACCCACCGAGTTATCCCTTCCTCTCACCTTTCTGGACACATTATTGCTCATTCTTCCTCCAGCTGGACGCATCTACTTCTACAAGTTCAGCGGACTAACCCCTACTTTGTTCCATTCAGAAATCCTTCCAACCCTCAAACAGTCACTCTCGAGAACCCTCCTAAGCTTCCTTCTTCTTGCAGGTCAACTCACCTGGCCCTCTGATTCTCCTAAGCCCATCATTTACTACGCTCCAAATGATACTGTTTCGGTAACAATTGCGGAGTCTAATGCTGATTTTGATAGCCTGGTTGGGGATGAAATCCATCAAGTTTCTCAGTCTCGTGGTTTTGTACCTGAACTGTTTTTGTCAGAAACGTTGGCATCAATCATGTCTTTGCAAATCACATTATTTCCTGACAAAGGATTTTCTATTGCCATCATCATACACCATGCAGCTCTTGATGGAGTTAGCATTTCCATGTTCCTTAAAGCATGGGCTTCTATGGCCAAACACATGAAGAACGGTGAAAGCTTCTCTCTATTGCCAGAACAAACCCCATTTCTTGATCGAACCGTTATGAACGAATTTGAGTCCTTATTCTATAAAGAATGTCTGGACGTGACTGCATTAGATTCAGAATCCATCCCAAGAAGCTTGAAATTGATCTCAAATGATCGTCTACAAGTTCCAACAGATTTAGTTCGAGCTACCTTTCGATTAAGTCGTGAAAACATTGAGAAGCTCAGGGAAAAGGCACTGCATCACTACCAGCGAGAAATTTCAGGGCTCAAGGTTGATCAAGAACTTCGTTTCTCCACATTTGTGCTTGCGTACGCTTATGTAGCGGTCTGCCTGGTGAAAACAAGAGGAGGAGATAGCAACAGAAAGGTTGGCATCTCAGTTGCAGTGGACTGTAGAAACCGCCTAGATCCTCCAATCCCAAAAAACTATTTCGGAAACTGTATTTTCGGCTATGAAATTGTCTTGGAAGCTGGAGAATTCATGCAAGAAAACGGAGCTGCTGTCGTAGCAAAGaagataaatgattttttaaaaggGCTAAGAAATGGAATATTCCAAGACGCAAAAGAGAGTCTTGCAAGGTTAAGAGAGATAGCGCCAGATGTTCAACAACTTTCGTTGGTCGGATCGCCTCGGTTTATGTATTATGAGGAGGATTTCGGATGGGGACCGCCTGAAAAGGTGGACGTTGCGAGCATAAATTGGGTGAACATTTGTGGTATTTCGGACGTTAATGGTATTTCATTGATCGATAGCAAATATGGAAATGGAGGAGTTGAAATTGGGTTATCTCTGTTGAGGGATGACATGGAGGCCTTTGCTTCCCTTTTTGCCCACGGCCTAGAAGTTAACTCATGAGTCGACTGTGACATGCATTTATCCTTTGATTGTTTTGTCTATGTTGTATGGATTGCTGAATATAGCTACTACTTCTTTTGGGATTGAACATGTCTGTATTAAGTAAaggaattaataaataaagagtcCTTATGTGATTCACGTGATTTATATATGAATGCAGTGTTTTTAATCATTAGATCTGTCACTTTTAATCCTGACTCTTAAATGAGCTAATAGTAACTTGTTAAATTGGTCACCTACATTAAGTGACTTCCCTTAACCTGTTATCAGGTAAAATAGGTCACTCGCACCAGcatcatttttcctttttattgcTATACTATGACGACCACCGACTACCCCATCTCCGCCATCGTCTTCTTTACCTTTTCtctactttttttcttttatactcTTAACACAccattaaaaaattgataatacCTTTTCTCTACCCAATCTCCGCCATCATCATCTTCACTTAACCGTTTGTCATTGATCGCCACTGGCGTCCAAAAGATCGTCTAGCATCTTGCCATTTAAGAGATCAATGTATTTCTCAAATTCGACGTACTGCATTTGAAGAGATCAACACCtagattattgattttaaagaaaggaaaattgaAACTTCAGAATGAGGAATGAATTTGATAGTAAAAAAATGgatattgaaaaagaaaaaagctttTGTAGTTAAATTCCactagttaaaaaaaaaaaaaagtgacagaaacaataattgaattattgatagaataaataaactaaaaaagtgTCTGGTCAATAGTAGTTTTTTCTCACTGAATAGCTATATTAAAGCATTTGATAATAACGCATTtgatagaaatttaaaaagtaacaGTTGATAGCTGATTTAGTCTCAATcaaatagttatattaaaGCATTTACTAAAGACTTAGGACCTGTTTGATTCAGCTGATCAATGCAACTGCTACCTGGTAGCTAATGGCTGATTAAACCGTTTGATAGAATTTCATTAGCGATTACtgttagtatgttaaataaccattaaaaatataatttatcattaaatatattttattttattatactatatttaatgatataaattaataaaaataacttataataagtaaaaaatattatagttaattttctttagctgaattatatttattattaaaaatatttataaaaattattttaaaagtaaaaatttaaatttagattctactaataaaaatttctaatttcaaacatcataagtttaaattataactattaagaataattttaaaatgataattatttattttaaaatattaaaatttaattatatgagatcaatttaaagtaagttattgttaataagttttaataaaaataatagtctccaaataaataaataaatcaaatcaccattagctaataaaaaaaaagctcTAAAAATAGAGCTAATacaattagaaatttttattagtaaaacttaaaatttaaatttctacttttgaaataatttttataaatatttttatttattaaactaaagaaaaataattataatatttttaattattataaattatttttattaatttatatcattgaatataatatatataatatatttaacgatAAATTATACTATCAAATAGTGATAGCAACGGGTAGGATACCTGCCCGTTTAATGTTATCCGAACCCAAACCCATTTAGACTTATATTGATCCGAACCCGTCCCAAATTCGCTTAAGAAGCTGTCTTTATTGCCCGAATCCATCTGAAATCCTAATAGGAATACCCGTATACTATCTGAACCTGATTAAAATtcgtttaaattaaataactattagataaattttatgGCGGGCACCCtacctattaaaaatttatttatataaatattcaagTAATTAAATGACTACCCATTTATCTAATccgtttataataatttaaattaataaaattataaaattataaaattacaaaatataaactaattaagtCTAAGTATTCAACATTAAATgttcaatatattaatacacACCAAgcataaaattcaataaaatttaaaataatattgtaaataaagactaaataaaacatatatatctGTTTTCTACAAAAGAAACATTAAATGGCTTAATGGTAGAatgactttattttttataaaaggtctaagattcaatatttatagggaacaaaataaaaaaaaaattcttaacgGATTTAATAAAGGTAAGGTATTAGCGGATACCCTATAAGATACCTGTTTAGATAAACGGGTAGCAGGTTCAGGTTCGGGTATTTTGTAACCGTGTCCGTCTACATAATCGGATTCGGATAATGGGTATTCGCGTGGATGAACCCGAATCAGACATGGGTAGTGCATTTAAATCCCAAATCCGTTTATTACTGCCCAAATTTATCCCAATAGAGTTCGATCGGATTGGATATCCAAAAATACCCGCCTAAATGTCATTTTTACCCTCAATGGTCATTTAACATGTTAACAACAActgctaataaaatttatcaaacgatttaatttatcagctGTTAGCTACCAGCTTTCAGCCACTAGCTATCAGCTCTATTGATCAGCCGAACCAAACAtgctttaataataatttactttaagttcgtctcatataattaaatttttatattttataataaataattagtattttaaaattatttttaatagttaaataattataatatttataattatggtatttgaaattaaaaaatagaatttaaatttaaattactacttttaaaataattttagaaatatttttaataataaatacaattaagctaaaaagattaatatttttaattattataaattatttttattaatttgtattattaaatataaataataaaataaattatatttaacgATAGATTATATCTTCAATGgtcatttaacatactaatagcaaccgctaataaaatttattagacgctttaatttattagccaTCAACTATCAGCCAACAGTTACTAACTATATTTATCAGTCGAACCAAATAGACCCTAATATACAGTAacaaattctttattatagtagaattattattataaaatagtaagtATGATTAATTTCtgttatgtatatattttacagCGGCTGTGATAGTTGTCATGGTGGAGGTCGTGGTGGTTATTGGCGGAGATGGTGGTGGTTATGATCATGATAGTTGAGTGATGATGAATGACTaagtttgtttatttatttattgtgtttactaggtattattgaattttattaaaagaataaaaaaagaagaaaagttgaTGGTAGCTATCATAAATGAGATAATTtgtctttaataaatattaataaattttataaacaaaacataaaaggaagaaagaaaataaattattggtGATCATCATGGTGGAGAAGACGATGATCATGGTCCAAGCAATAGtagttttaatagaaaattaatgaCATTTACCAAAAatatgtttgtttgtttgtttttgttttaagtCGTAAAGAAGATCAGATGTGGTGGtgcttttattaattagtatatttttaatctttttaaagaaaagtagaataccttttttacttattaaaagtaaaataaataattctttaactttaatttaaataaaaaaataaaaaattatttaatcttaatctaaataaatataaacatatttttaatacttaaccgtaatagaaaaaattagattCATAAAATCTATAGACTCTACTTAGTTAAAGTAGTCCGGTTAATAtagttcataaatttttattaatttaaatagataataaaataaaataattattttatatgtccCACCAACTAAATGATTTATAACAATCTCattgtcaaaattaaacatTTACCTTTGATAGTAACTAAAGGTACAAGAtgctataaataaatactaataagTTTTGGCTTAGAGTCTTATAATCACATAagttttttgaatttaaacccgatattaggaaaaaaatttgaaaaagaataatgaataaattaatgtaATTAGAACATGATGAATATCTATTTATCATTGGCTAATGTCCTTTGAACATGAAATCAATGTATAATTAGCttaagttttgattttttgatCAATTTATCTAGCACTTGGTAAAAATggtcaatttaatataatcaaaGGACTTATTCAAtaggaaaattttaatttggtccttaaactttatattaaatatcaaattagataaaaatagaTTTCTATTGAATTAAAGTAAAACTATTTAACTTTAATGtaatttactcatattaatgaaaattctaaattaaaaaatattatccaCTCGtacaaaactatttttttataaaattagaataaaattttataaattaattttagtttctaataaacataataatttaatatttgactTGATTTGGTATCTTCACCTGATGAAAATACTGAGATAATGAGTTATTCATTTTAATAGTGGGTTAGTTGTAAAAACATTAGATGATATCAATATGACTTAATAGTTATCAAGTtattgtatttaatatttgataaaatttatataatattaatttatatcttaTAACAATAAGAAGttatcataattaataattatttagttaattatattataaaatttaaatatttaaaattaaaataaaatcacgtattatatgaaatgtttaatttatataaaaatacaaaataactGTTAGAGTTAATTCGTTTTCTAACTAACATTATGGttgttgatttttctttgCCAAAAGTGCAGGAAGAGCTAATACTTCCTCGCATACCAAAAAAACAACTAAGGTGGAAAGAGTTAAAGCGTTTCTTTTAGGACAGAACACTAATTGGGTCTCGCGCCAAAAAGGtgtaattatttgttttttaaattttagaggTGTAATTGTGctactttaatatttaagagtttaattgccaagaaaaagtataaatgataatataattatgtcaattaaatctatttgATACTTCGgttcaataattataaaaaatgataccTTATGTTTTTCGGCCATTTTGTGTTGATGCAGTAATCAGAttctttctctaattttcATGTTATTACTGACCcgtatataattaattttagtatacctaaaaatcataatccttcaaaTACAACTGCAAGGTATGAATTCAAAATAGAagagtttaaaaaatattcaacatctaattaaaattagttgtattaaaaaaagaagtggTATGGTAGTCCATAAGAATTTGGCTGCCATATCATTATATAATGACCAATAAATGTAATTTGATTCATTATTGGTCGATTGGGCActattatttgtaattattaagTTGAGATACTAAATGAATACAATAgccatatttatatttatagtaccACTTATAGGTTTTACTCATTTAATTGCACTTTGGCCAACAATTCAATTTGTACTTTCTCtcgctttttttttatattcattctttatatttctacATATCAAATCAATATCTTCACGCTCAAAAACTTtgtaaacaaaagaaaatgaaagaagaaagaagaagaagaaaaagaaaaagaaaaggaggaaGAATAATAAGAGTATAAAAAActaaggagagagagaggataCATGCGGCATCATCTTGATTAACGATggttaattctttttatctaaTGAGATGCTAAGATGATATAGATGAtataaaaaacataattttttgttatttattataaaaaataaagaagaattaaTCAGCTCCTCGGTTTAAATGTTAATGACAGAAATACACCTTTTCTCTATAAATAATTGatgtaaagataaaataatacaagAAGATATGAATAAGatcctaaaattttaatcaaggTGCAATTATAcccttaaaattttaaattattatatcgTAAAgtccaagaaaaaaaataatattattagaattaactcattttaaactaataataatggtTGATTTTTCTTTGTCAAAGTGAAGGAGGAGCTAATACTTCCTCATatgcaagaaaataagatGGAGATAGTTAAAATGGTCTCTTTTAAGATGTAAAACTAATCCGATCTCATGTCATAAAAgtgtaattatttatttttcaaattttagagaggtaatttaactattttaaaacttAGAGGTTTAATCACActttgagttttttttattttaaaaaaaaatcataagatagagcatttattatataaaatatgtgtatatatatatattaaagaaaactaCAATATTATACATTTATCCACTCACCTGGTATGTGGGACTGGCCAATTATACCTTCACTAAAATTTTTTGCTAATTTTCTTTGGACTATTATCTAAGCGCACAAATCCCAAACGATGCTATATCGGttgactcgcctccggccgctgGAATCCGATCGACAATCCAAGTGCGCCTACAAACTCGAAACGAAACATAGATGATGATTCTAGCATCTGATTCTCCGATTTGGTCTTCGATTATTCCAAAGTCTCACCGACAATTTCCAATTGTTGATTTTCTAACAGAATCCGATCTGCGAAATTAGTGTCATCGGAAAATTCATGAAGAGTAGGTCCCAATTATATCCTTTGATCACCTGAAGCACGATGGCATTGGCCGTAAAACCTCAAAAACCTGAGCTGTCCTATAACCTTCCTCTCGTTGAATATCTTTATTCTGGTAGCCACACAGAGCGAAGCTGGGTGAAAATGGTAGCCCAACTGCTACTGGTTCTTTTACGACCAAGATCGCCGCTAAAGGTTTCTAGAAACACCATGAACAGTGCCTAGGAGCTTTTGGTTTTTACCTTGCCGTTTCCTGCTGTAGTCGCTGCTGCTGCACTTACTGGCTTCTGCACCATCACCGACCAGCTTCCCCGCTGCTCAAACCAGCTCCCCccctcctccttcttcttcttcttcgtcctttatttcttctttttctttttcatataataGCCTTTAGtccttctatttttctttgaataaccATAACCCCCTGAAATTATCCGCTAAATCCTTAAGCTTAAAATTATTCCTTCAATTAGGCCCTTAGCTACTACTTTTGAgccaaatcaaaattataaaaaatatatagttacttatttatcctttcttttgattttgatactACTATTATGCCCCTaccaacatatttatttataaaaataaatatgtaatgaaaattctaatttaaatcCCATTTTAAATCCATTTCTCTTTTAGCcccttttttataattaaatatcaatttaatcataatactttattaacttaattaatcaatttagtaaccctttttcaattaaatccataccattttgctaattaaaattttatcattttccaTGATAAAgttttttataagaatatttatataacttccaaatataatatttaattcatatactcATATGGAGAAAAAACTTGAGTGacatttatgaaaaatagtTTACCCCTTATATAATTCacctaattaattatttaaaaattaaactaattagatttaattaatagatcttttttatttttatcttgcaCTTAAAAATCCTTTTGAAAATAAGATGCTCAATAATAATCtagtttaaaatattctttttaaaataatttttttattttaatcacatatattaaattttaagacttctaattttactataataataataattataataataataataataataataataataatagtaagaagaagaagaataaaaataaattattattattattattattattattattattattattgcggGTGCTACATATGCAATCCATATGTGcagtttaaaatttatgtaaataaaaaaaaaaattcatgaaGGATATCTTTATGATGAGTTGACATTGAATGTTGAAAGATTaatgtttttctatttcaaaatTGGACGAGTCTTTTATGAActatttaaaaacaataattatcaaatttattgaTTTCAGAAATGAATCTATAGATTATTGCATTTTATGAAGATATAAGAAATGGAtgccaaataagaaagaaaaaataataaaattaataaacataaaaataaaaataataaaataaagataaaagcaTTTTcgtgtttttttaatattatatgatgTGGCTAGTTCATAAAAGTACAAATGAGatataaagatttttttttaatttaaataaagtctTGAATtcgaattttaaatatataattatattaaaatttataaagtaatattttattacttgcAAGGATTTTACTTAATAtgctctaaattaattttagcatatatataaaaatattatttattattacaataaGTCTAGATCGGCTAGAAATACCTAaatgtattatattttgaaaattcagaaaatcaattaaataaaaggaaatgaTTAAAcactaaaatgataaaaattgaaaaatgcCAAATCAGGTGTTAGATAACTGATTTAATGCTCCGAATCAAACATGGGCCATGGCCAAGTGGTTTATTGTCATTCCACAtggtttgataaaaataaattagttacATTACGACGGTAGATATAGCAGCCTCGTTTTTATATAAgcttaattttcaaaaaacaaaaatagactttatacttattattaaatttagtaaataattttcaattttcaatttcaactctatattttaatattaattttaattttaacatttaataaaattatttgttaaatttacTAGCTTAGCATGAACtccaacaacaaaaaaaaaaaattgagtcAATTTCAGAGCTGTTGATTCGTTCCattactaaaatatcatcatttaagtacataatttttttcttaaatttagagtttattaattttatgtgtttaaacgataatattttaatagtgaGAGTGCTGACTCAATTCTTCCTTTTTATGTTGTTGTTGGAATTTACGTCACTTCAATAAATTTTGTTGATAATTTCATTAGAGGTTAAAATcgaaatcaatattaaagtttaatgctaaaattaaaaatttagattgtACATGctagatttaata comes from Ricinus communis isolate WT05 ecotype wild-type chromosome 5, ASM1957865v1, whole genome shotgun sequence and encodes:
- the LOC8289047 gene encoding phenolic glucoside malonyltransferase 1 is translated as MASTDSVKILEVCQVAPAHDLTDSPTELSLPLTFLDTLLLILPPAGRIYFYKFSGLTPTLFHSEILPTLKQSLSRTLLSFLLLAGQLTWPSDSPKPIIYYAPNDTVSVTIAESNADFDSLVGDEIHQVSQSRGFVPELFLSETLASIMSLQITLFPDKGFSIAIIIHHAALDGVSISMFLKAWASMAKHMKNGESFSLLPEQTPFLDRTVMNEFESLFYKECLDVTALDSESIPRSLKLISNDRLQVPTDLVRATFRLSRENIEKLREKALHHYQREISGLKVDQELRFSTFVLAYAYVAVCLVKTRGGDSNRKVGISVAVDCRNRLDPPIPKNYFGNCIFGYEIVLEAGEFMQENGAAVVAKKINDFLKGLRNGIFQDAKESLARLREIAPDVQQLSLVGSPRFMYYEEDFGWGPPEKVDVASINWVNICGISDVNGISLIDSKYGNGGVEIGLSLLRDDMEAFASLFAHGLEVNS